In a single window of the Bacillus clarus genome:
- a CDS encoding glycerophosphodiester phosphodiesterase: protein MKNIFITTTLCIFIGISIFIFQQMNEHKYTKAINQPNYVKNIAHRGASTCAPEHTIAAYKLGQQLKGDYIEIDLQMTKDGHLIAMHDETLNRTTNGTGLVKDHTLEEIKQLDTGSSFNKKNPSLAKEEFKNAKVPTLEEIIEAFGQDAHYYIETKSPDEYPRMEEKLLEILSRYQVNDKVIIQSFSQESLKKIHILNSAIPLVQLLTYKKTVRLTEAELVSYSKYCIGLGMNYKYVDAAYVQKIKQYGLEVHPFTVDKEEDMKKLIEWGVDGMFTNYPDRLHSILSLK from the coding sequence ATGAAGAATATATTTATTACTACAACTCTTTGTATCTTTATAGGAATAAGCATTTTTATTTTTCAACAAATGAATGAACATAAATACACAAAAGCTATCAATCAACCGAATTATGTAAAAAACATCGCTCATAGAGGAGCTTCTACATGTGCACCAGAACATACAATTGCGGCTTATAAACTAGGACAACAGCTAAAGGGAGACTATATAGAAATAGACCTTCAAATGACAAAAGACGGACATTTAATAGCGATGCATGATGAAACGTTAAATCGTACAACAAACGGTACTGGATTGGTTAAAGATCATACATTAGAAGAAATAAAACAGCTTGATACAGGTTCTTCTTTTAATAAAAAGAATCCAAGTTTAGCGAAAGAAGAATTTAAAAATGCTAAAGTACCAACGCTAGAAGAAATTATTGAAGCATTTGGACAGGATGCTCATTATTATATTGAAACAAAATCACCTGATGAATATCCCAGAATGGAAGAAAAACTATTAGAAATACTTAGTCGCTACCAAGTAAATGATAAAGTAATTATTCAATCGTTTAGTCAAGAAAGCTTGAAAAAGATTCATATTCTAAATTCTGCTATTCCATTAGTGCAATTATTAACATATAAAAAAACAGTCAGATTAACAGAGGCAGAACTAGTAAGTTATTCAAAGTATTGCATAGGCCTTGGTATGAACTATAAATATGTTGATGCAGCATATGTTCAAAAAATAAAACAATATGGATTAGAAGTTCATCCGTTCACGGTAGATAAAGAAGAGGATATGAAGAAGTTGATTGAGTGGGGTGTCGATGGGATGTTTACAAATTATCCAGATCGTCTACATTCAATATTATCTTTAAAATAA
- a CDS encoding GNAT family N-acetyltransferase: MNYRKLLLNNFTYKTSYVAKHAAKMIVKETKDYVKVDCGLPTDTFNIITLLNNDVMEEKQELCAEIEYFNQKKFPMSVWFWETNQDDTLVSELKQLGLKEAEKNVAMVVDLKTIDPIIDVPAGFTIQKAASSLHIQKFGDTLSSLFGTSAEGTSVQAYYNQISSLELWDHKDVSLYLGIFEDEVVSIGSLICTTDSIGIYDIATKEKMRERGFGSAMFNFLLNEAKKQKELYCVLQASPDGINIYKKSGFQPVGRMIVFENRHLLEA, from the coding sequence ATGAACTATCGAAAGTTACTTTTGAATAATTTTACATATAAAACATCATATGTTGCTAAACATGCAGCAAAGATGATTGTAAAAGAAACGAAAGATTACGTTAAAGTTGATTGCGGATTACCTACAGATACATTTAATATAATTACTTTATTGAATAATGATGTAATGGAAGAAAAACAGGAGTTATGCGCAGAGATAGAATATTTTAATCAAAAGAAATTCCCCATGAGTGTTTGGTTTTGGGAGACGAACCAAGATGATACTCTTGTAAGTGAGTTAAAACAACTTGGCTTAAAAGAAGCGGAAAAGAATGTTGCAATGGTTGTAGATTTAAAAACAATAGACCCAATAATAGATGTACCAGCAGGTTTTACGATTCAAAAAGCAGCCTCATCATTACATATACAAAAATTCGGGGATACACTATCATCTTTATTTGGTACATCAGCAGAAGGTACTAGTGTTCAAGCTTACTATAATCAAATTTCATCATTAGAATTATGGGATCATAAAGACGTAAGTCTATACCTTGGTATATTTGAAGATGAAGTTGTATCTATTGGATCATTAATATGTACGACAGATAGTATTGGTATTTACGATATTGCAACTAAAGAAAAAATGAGAGAAAGAGGATTTGGTTCCGCTATGTTCAATTTTCTTTTAAACGAGGCGAAAAAACAAAAGGAACTATACTGTGTATTACAAGCGTCACCTGATGGAATTAATATTTATAAGAAATCTGGATTTCAGCCAGTAGGACGAATGATTGTTTTTGAAAACCGTCATTTACTTGAAGCGTAG
- a CDS encoding DegV family protein: protein MKRVAWFTDSTTASFTTGGDNFVIPIEIIINGTPYKDCEEGVHDRLYDALNNGITVTTSQPNIGEMVELFTKCKEEYEEGFAVAISGKVSGTYQNMMLAAEMAGFPLTVLDSESTSYPMDELLRKAQTLYNDGMTLQDIHKTLQNEKRRPYYVFPKSLKGLYDSGRVKGVQFLLGSLLSINLILEVKNGELLLEKKVRKIQKCREYIKNELEKEIPKVAHIFHANDKAGAEEWIADIRQAFPEMDFKLYPLPISFAVHAGVGTIAISF from the coding sequence ATGAAGCGTGTTGCTTGGTTTACTGATAGTACAACTGCAAGTTTTACAACAGGCGGTGATAACTTTGTTATCCCCATTGAAATTATTATTAATGGGACACCTTACAAAGATTGTGAAGAGGGTGTTCATGACCGTCTCTATGATGCGTTAAATAATGGGATAACAGTAACTACTTCACAGCCTAATATCGGGGAAATGGTAGAATTATTTACTAAGTGTAAAGAAGAATATGAAGAGGGATTTGCAGTTGCTATTAGCGGAAAAGTAAGTGGAACCTATCAAAATATGATGCTTGCTGCAGAGATGGCAGGGTTTCCTTTAACTGTATTAGATAGTGAGTCGACAAGTTATCCAATGGATGAACTTTTGAGAAAAGCACAAACGTTATACAATGATGGTATGACTTTACAAGATATACACAAAACATTACAAAATGAGAAACGAAGACCATACTACGTATTTCCAAAAAGCTTAAAAGGATTATATGATAGTGGGCGTGTGAAAGGAGTCCAATTTTTACTTGGCAGCCTATTAAGTATAAATTTAATTCTAGAAGTAAAAAATGGTGAACTTCTACTTGAAAAGAAAGTTCGAAAAATCCAAAAATGTAGAGAGTATATTAAAAATGAACTTGAAAAAGAAATACCAAAAGTAGCCCATATTTTCCATGCCAATGACAAGGCTGGCGCAGAAGAATGGATTGCAGATATTAGACAAGCATTTCCTGAAATGGATTTCAAGCTATATCCACTTCCAATATCTTTCGCTGTTCATGCAGGTGTTGGGACAATCGCAATTAGTTTCTAA
- a CDS encoding DUF3189 family protein — translation MIFIYTDYGGTHTTSLAAAYHLNKLPTDRKLTKEEILNVEYFNKLKTSDMGKIIFHGRDEGGNPVYTIGCGASNVVVPAMKNLGEVLQHHYQKNDKIIFSNTSPTVPIPMTLGGLFSRRLHIDFIGVPLLVWGAKLCCDNIQRLVSYTKEAGRMTNDYVVILDNETFK, via the coding sequence ATGATTTTCATTTATACTGACTACGGTGGAACACATACAACTTCACTCGCAGCAGCTTATCACTTAAATAAATTACCAACTGATCGGAAACTAACAAAAGAAGAAATTTTAAATGTAGAGTATTTCAATAAACTCAAAACCTCTGATATGGGGAAAATCATTTTTCACGGACGTGATGAAGGGGGAAATCCTGTATATACGATTGGGTGCGGGGCATCCAATGTTGTCGTACCTGCGATGAAAAATTTAGGAGAAGTTCTTCAACATCACTATCAAAAAAATGATAAAATCATTTTTTCAAATACATCACCAACAGTGCCTATACCGATGACATTAGGTGGCTTGTTTTCCAGAAGGTTACATATTGATTTTATCGGTGTTCCGTTACTCGTATGGGGGGCTAAACTTTGTTGTGATAATATACAACGACTTGTTAGTTACACAAAAGAAGCTGGACGAATGACAAATGATTACGTTGTAATTTTAGATAATGAAACTTTTAAATGA
- a CDS encoding undecaprenyl-diphosphatase, whose translation MNYTVFQWFNNFAGSSDILDKLMITITNSAPYVAILFMFILWFNNGKKEAAIRKQYTVLYTTLSVSISLLINVLIHAVYYHPRPFVTHDVHQLVPHAADSSFVSDHSVLVFSIAFTFLLRGEKLKYIALVWAILVGISRMYVGVHYPADIIGAAFLTFVTSSLVIQSTRKLEPIAKIVFKIYAVVAKRIPFLSKYNHTV comes from the coding sequence ATGAATTACACAGTATTCCAATGGTTTAATAATTTTGCAGGATCATCAGATATTCTAGATAAGTTAATGATTACCATTACAAATAGTGCTCCATATGTAGCGATTCTATTCATGTTTATCTTATGGTTCAATAACGGAAAGAAAGAGGCAGCAATAAGAAAACAATATACGGTGTTATATACGACACTTTCGGTTAGTATTTCATTATTGATAAATGTTTTAATTCATGCGGTATATTACCATCCGCGTCCGTTTGTAACACATGATGTCCATCAATTAGTACCACATGCAGCAGATTCATCATTTGTAAGTGATCATTCTGTACTTGTATTTTCAATCGCATTTACATTCCTTTTAAGAGGAGAAAAGCTAAAATATATAGCGCTTGTATGGGCCATATTAGTCGGTATATCACGTATGTATGTAGGTGTTCACTATCCAGCGGATATAATCGGTGCTGCGTTCCTTACATTTGTAACATCAAGCTTAGTAATCCAGAGTACACGTAAATTAGAGCCGATTGCGAAAATTGTTTTCAAAATATATGCAGTAGTCGCAAAGCGAATTCCATTTTTATCAAAATATAATCATACAGTTTAG